CAGTCAGAGCAGTGGTCCCTGCctgcgggtggggagggaagggtccTGGGGGCCCAGAGCTGGACCTACTGGTTCTCGTCCCGCATCTGCTCCATGATGCTCATCAGGCTCTCCAGGCCAAACACATAGCCTCGGTCCGGCCCGTCATGCACGGTGGGGTCATCCCGGAAGCCCTTAAACGTGCTGTGTGCAAAGTCAATCATGCGGACGTCCAccttgggtggggaggaggggcccACCTCGGGGTAGGCGCCGCTGGGGCTGGTGCTGGGCGATGCTCCCTCAGGGAGCCCCGTGTCCAGGTGCTTGAGACGCACCTCAGAGCGGCGGTCCAGGCAGGACTCGGTGCGGCACTCCTTGCCGTCATAGATGACAAGCAGGGAGCTAGAGTAGAAGCGGTAGGAGGCCTGCCGCTCCAGCACAGCTTTCAGGCCCCGCAGTTTGCTCAGAATGGGCTCAAAAAGGTCACGCCGCAGGTCCAGGCCGTTGTGCAGGTACTGGTAGAGGGCGCTGCTGAAGCCTTCGATGGAGAGCCCACGGCCATAGTACTTGTTTCTGCAGAGGTAATGCCCTGTGTCCAGCTGGTACACCTGAAACCCCAGCAGACATACCAGGTGAGTACCGCGCAGAGCTGGCACCCTCACAGTGCTGGGCAAGCACTGTCTGCAAAGCACCTCTCACCAAGCCTGAGCttttctgctcagccctgcacaACTGAAGGAGGGGGGGGCCTAAGTCTCCCTGCGGGAAAAGCAGCAAAGGTGAGACCAAGCCTTCAGGTTCTCTGCATCACCCCTGCAGCCTTTCTCCAAGATGCTCGGGGCCCAGCTGGACACAGAACATCGTGCTGACAGACAGGAGCTTGGCCCCTGTGTCGGGGCAACAGGCTCGCACGGTGGCTCTGCATCCGGGGCCCAGACTAACACCACCAGGTAAGGACAAAAAAACCTCAAGAAGCTACACACAGGGATGCACTCTGCGGGCTCCCCTCTCGGAGGCGACTCTGGACCCCGTGGGCAGGACGCCATCAGACGCAGGCAGGGGTCTGTGCACCTGGCACATACACACAGCAGTGCCAAGCTCAAGCTCTCTGTGGGGTGACTCACCTGCATGCCACAGACCCTGACGCCCAGTGTGGCCGATGTACTCTGCTCACACTTCCTCATCTGCCGGGCCGCCTTCTCGGCTGAAGCGTCATCCCCGTGCTGCCGCGTGCCCATCTTCAGGTCCAGCACGCAGGGGTACCTGAAGTGGTGCACCACGTTCTCAAGCAGGAGGAACTCTGGGCCACGGTCAAGGAGCGCAAGGGGCACCCTTGTGACCTGCCCCAGACAGGACAGCACATTCAAGCCATAATGAGGCGCTCCCACCTAACGTATTGTCTTCACAAACTCAGCTCACGTTACGGCcttattatttcttaaagaaattttttattgtggtaaaatatacttaaaattgccatgtaatcattttaaagtatacgGTCTATGGCAGTAAGTATACTCATATGTCTGTGTAGCCCCACCACTCACCTCCAGAACCTTCTCATCTACCCAAACTGACACCAGCAACTGTACCCATCTGGCAGACGCACATTTACCTCCCCAGCACCAGCAGCCATGCCAGTCACACTCAAGCCGGCGCCTTACCCAGCCCAGGGGGTAAGCAGGGCGTCTGTGGCAATGATCCAACCCAACAATACTCCCAGACAGGAGTCTGTACAAAAAGCTGGATTTAAATTTCTATCTTGCCGATTTTGACTAAGTGGACTTAGACCAGTGGACTATTACAAAAGGACTAAAAAAGAACCTTTTGCCCACAATGGCTCTATGGTCCCTGGCCTCCTGATATTTATATCCACATCTTCATCTAAACGTACTGCCTGCTACAATCCCAGCTAAAGGAGTATGCGTGTCACATGTCTGCCCAAAGTCACGGGGGCCGCAGCCTGGACCTCAATCTTGAACTTGGGGACCACAAAGTGGCCACCACCTTGGAGCATGTGACACAGCATCACTGTGTTGATGAACATTCTCACATTTCCTAATTCTTTAAAGAGTAACTTACAGAAAACCTTAAATTTGGCATTTACTTAATCTAATCACCTGCTGCAACCCGTCAAGTGACAGTGCAACTTCAAGGCGGCTGTACAACTCTCAGAGCGCCCGGCCCTGGCCACAGTGTCCACCTGCCGGTGCCCACAGCCTCACCTATGCACTGCGTTCAAGGGCTGCTCCCTCAGAAGACTGCCGTGGCAACAGTGCTCAGCACACCCCTCAGCTCCGCAGGGAACACAGTCTTTCTAACCTGGTGCACAGTACTTCCACTTCTAACATCTTAAAACTATTTTACATTGTACAGGCTTGGTGTTTACCTTCAGACAACAACGATCAaatgtattactttttatttacttattatctcTGGTGGGGAGATAACACACACAGATCCTGTTTCCAGACAGGTGCTGATAAATATGGGGCCACTAGCCATATCTGGCGAATtacatttaaacttaaatttattaagataaACTCAAAGTTCAGGGACTCACTCACAGcagctgtgtggccaccagactGAAAGATGGCACAGAATATTGCCATGGCCACCGCCACGGTTAAGCTTCAGTCTTAACTACCCCAACAGGCGGAAGAACCACCCTGCTGATGACAGCAGGAAGGATGAAGAGCCTGTGAGCCAGGCGGACGAGCACAAGCCTGCACAGGGGTCTCAGCGCTGCAGGAGcagaaacaaggatactgtagaGCTTCCGGTCCTTGGACTCGGAGCGCATGCGGCTCAGCTGCTGCTTGTGACAGCGCAGACTCCAGGGGTTGTGGCTGATCCTCTCAGAACTCAGGCCGCTGTTGCCATCCAGCATCTGGAAAGGAACGTCTGAGTGGCCGTGCAGCTCCGCCTTCGGGCCCTTTGCCTCCTGGGAGCTAAAAAGGAAGAACACACACACTGCCATGGGGCTCAGACAAGTCGCCCTCCGGGTCCCACTGCGCAGGGCGGGAGAGGCCTGCGCCCCACCCTGCTGACGGGTGACACAGGGCCCCAGGCGCAGGAGCCCACTCAGGTGAGTGAATGGTGTGAGTTGTGCTCTTCCTGTGTCTCTGAAAACTATGTgaaaaataattctttgcatCACATTATGTAAtgaagataccacttcacatcgaTTAGAAaggctattataaaaataaatgggaacacccactctcctcacttttattcaacatagatctggaggtcctagccacagcaatcagacgactcaaataaacaaaaggcatccagattggtaaaagagaagttaaactgtcactgcttacagataacatgatattgtacaaagaaaccctaaagaatccactccaaaactactagatctaatatctgaattcagcaaagttacaggatacaaaattaatacacagaaatctgtggcattcctatacactaacaatgaaccagcagaaagagaaagcaggaaaacaattccattcacaattgcatcaaaaagaataaaatacctaggaataaacctaaccaaggaagtgaaagacctaaactctgaaaactacaaggcactcatgagagaaattaaagaagataccaataaatggaaacacatcccatgctcatggacaggaagaattaatattgtcaaaatggccatcctgcctaaagcaatctactgattcaatgcaatcccttatcaaaataccaacagcattcttcaatgaactagagcagatagttctaaaattcatatggaaccacaaaagaccccaaagagccaaagcttgagaaggaagaataaagcaggggagatctcgctccccaacttcaagctctactacaaagccacagtaatcaagacaatttggtactggcacaagaacagacccacagaccagtggaacagaatacagagcccagatatattttgtccaagcatatatggtcagttaatatacaataaaggagccatgaacatatgggcatacaatggggaaatgacagcctcttcaacagctggtgctggcaaaactggacagctacatgtaagagaatgaaactggatcactgtctaaccccatacacagaagtaaacttgaaatggatcatagacctgaatataagtcgtgaaaccataaaactcttagaagaaaacacaggcaaaaatttcctgaatataaacatgagcaactttttcctgaatgcacctcctcgggtaagggaaacaaaagcacaaattaacaaatgggactatatcaagctaaaaagcttctgtacagcaaaggacaccatcagtagaacaaaaaagcatcctacagtatgggagaatatatttgtaaatgacatatctgacaaggggttaacaaccaaaatatataaagaactcacaggtctcaacacccaaaaggcaaatacccctattaaaaaatgggcagaggatatgaacagacacttctccaaagaagaaattcagatggccaacagacacacgaaaagatggtccacatcactaatcatcagggaaatgcaaattaaaaccacaatgagatatcacctcacaccagttaggatggccagcattgaaaagactgggaacaacaaatgccagcaaggatgtggagaaaggggaaccctcctacactgctggtgggaatgtaagctagttcaaccactgtggaaagcaattcggaggttcctcaaaaaactaaaaatagaaataccatttgacccaggaattccactcctaggaatttaccctaagaatgcagcaacccagtttgaaaaagacagatacacccctatgtttatcgtagcactatttacaatagccaagaaatggaagcaacctaagtgtccatcagtagatgaatggataaagaagatgtggtacaaatacacacaatggaatattattcatccataagaagaaaacaaatcctaccatttgcaacaacatggatggagctagagggtattatgctcagtgaaataagccaggtggagaaagacaagtaccaa
The DNA window shown above is from Manis javanica isolate MJ-LG chromosome 3, MJ_LKY, whole genome shotgun sequence and carries:
- the IP6K1 gene encoding inositol hexakisphosphate kinase 1 isoform X1 translates to MCVCQTMEVGQHGKNASRATDRGVLLEPFIHQVGGHSSMMRYDDHTVCKPLIAREQRFYESLPPEMKEFTPEYKGVVSVCFEGDSDGYINLVAYPYVESEAVEQDATPEREQPRRKHSRRSLHRSGSGSEHKEEKATLALEAPGSSQEAKGPKAELHGHSDVPFQMLDGNSGLSSERISHNPWSLRCHKQQLSRMRSESKDRKLYKFLLLENVVHHFRYPCVLDLKMGTRQHGDDASAEKAARQMRKCEQSTSATLGVRVCGMQVYQLDTGHYLCRNKYYGRGLSIEGFSSALYQYLHNGLDLRRDLFEPILSKLRGLKAVLERQASYRFYSSSLLVIYDGKECRTESCLDRRSEVRLKHLDTGLPEGASPSTSPSGAYPEVGPSSPPKVDVRMIDFAHSTFKGFRDDPTVHDGPDRGYVFGLESLMSIMEQMRDENQ
- the IP6K1 gene encoding inositol hexakisphosphate kinase 1 isoform X2 — translated: MLDGNSGLSSERISHNPWSLRCHKQQLSRMRSESKDRKLYKFLLLENVVHHFRYPCVLDLKMGTRQHGDDASAEKAARQMRKCEQSTSATLGVRVCGMQVYQLDTGHYLCRNKYYGRGLSIEGFSSALYQYLHNGLDLRRDLFEPILSKLRGLKAVLERQASYRFYSSSLLVIYDGKECRTESCLDRRSEVRLKHLDTGLPEGASPSTSPSGAYPEVGPSSPPKVDVRMIDFAHSTFKGFRDDPTVHDGPDRGYVFGLESLMSIMEQMRDENQ